Proteins encoded by one window of Scatophagus argus isolate fScaArg1 chromosome 4, fScaArg1.pri, whole genome shotgun sequence:
- the ssh1a gene encoding protein phosphatase Slingshot homolog 1 isoform X3 yields the protein MTSSRGRWRPSLSESFFMVKGAALFLQQGSSHQGQKAHPHHKHAGDLPQHLQVMINILRSEDRIKLAVRLESAWSDRVRYMVVVYTSGRQDTEENILLGIDFISKDCKSCSIGMVLPLWSDTKIHLDGDGGFTVNTAGRTHVFKPVSVQAMWSALQVLHKVCEVSRRYNYFPGGMALTWMGYYESCIASDQSCINEWNAMKDLETTRPDSPPMFVDKPSERERTECLIKAKLRSIMTCQDLENVTCKQIRTELEQHMNCNLKEYKEFIDNEMLLILGQMDKATLIFDHVYLGSEWNASNLEELQGTGVGYILNVTREIDNFFPGTFSYHNIRVYDEDATDLLAHWNDTYNFIVKAKKNHSKCLVHCKMGVSRSASTVIAYAMKEYGWSLEKAYNFVKQKRSITRPNPSFMRQLAEYEGILDASKQRHNKLWHPDADCEMAEGQQGLQCCGGEEGGHLTPEPGMSPCCEEVLSDKGAACPSPCRTVSLEIDPAYNNYYFRRLSDSALDSEPSTPVRGPPLLGMEKVFIEIEDVERDALLDDEAFDSREGLPLSHFGASAAGTAAQTSSRGPEPLEELRLRLEFSTVEEEDEEEVQKEEAEMEVLMQPDDGGGGEAGGGEETESVDTEGNGMDLATLNENSNNNNHLSTPHNLNVKASSFAPPADASALSSWDSKSKQTEEFPPLVSKLCLNPSPPEVPNASFPLSHTSSEGFASSVVLLRRCGSFCDCANCAASTPTAPLDGDEQPVPLYLPEPKDDGDLLEVNTEGQKSESAASSDALPELMRMDLGEENSVVTCYIGQQQDTLLQLQRSGLVRRRAERLERLSGLSKERLHSPLHACQRSKKSLSHAEDEEDFSGFSGDFPKSSTPCQVRLEPLVVPLTNEALLGVVGSGLLTPTSSPHGSTLTRSSSSDSLRSVRGKPGLVRQRAQEIETRMRLAGLTVPSKLKRSNSLAKLGSLNFSSEDLCSACSSDAGTLLLLSLSPEPNSGLEWDSPTTSALPPPCKDLYTPERALSGEPRS from the exons AGGACAGAATCAAACTG GCGGTGCGGCTGGAGAGTGCATGGTCGGATCGTGTACGGTACATGGTGGTGGTGTACACCAGTGGACGACAAGATACAGAGGAGAACATCCTACTGGGAATCGACTTTATCAGCAAAGACTG CAAAAGCTGTTCGATCGGCATGGTGCTGCCTCTGTGGAGTGACACAAAGATCCATCTGGATGGAGACGG GGGCTTTACTGTGAACACGGCAGGTCGGACTCATGTCTTCAAACCCGTGTCAGTCCAGGCTATGTG GTCAGCTCTGCAGGTGCTGCACAAGGTATGTGAGGTGTCACGCAGGTATAACTACTTCCCTGGAGGCATGGCTCTCACTTGGATGGGCTACTACGAGAGCTGCATCGCTTCAGACCAGAGCTGCATCAACGAGTGGAATGCCATGAAAGACTTGGAGACCACACGGCCAGACTCGCCGCCCATGTTTGTCGACAA GccttcagagagagaaaggacagagTGCCTTATTAAAGCCAAACTCAGAAGCATCATGACATGCCAGGACCTTGAGAACGTCACCTGCAAACAG aTCCGTACAGAGTTGGAACAACATATGAACTGTAACCTGAAAGAGTACAAAGAGTTCATTGACAACGAGATGCTGCTGATCCTGGGCCAGATGGACAAAGCCACTCTCATCTTTGACCACGTCTACCTG GGATCTGAATGGAATGCATCTAATTTGGAGGAGCTGCAAGGGACCGg GGTGGGCTACATCCTTAATGTTACCAGGGAAATAGACAACTTCTTCCCAGGCACATTCAGTTATCACAACATACGTGTCTACGATGAAGATGCCACTGACCTGCTGGCTCACTGGAATGACACATACAACTTCATTGTTAAAGCGAA AAAGAACCACTCCAAATGTCTAGTCCACTGCAAGATGGGTGTCAGTCGGTCTGCCTCCACTGTCATTGCTTACGCCATGAAAGAGTATGGCTGGTCGCTAGAGAAGGCGTACAACTTTGTCAAGCAAAAGAGAAGCATCACACGACCAAACCCAAGTTTCATGAGACAACTGGCCGAGTACGAGGGCATCCTGGATGCTAG TAAACAGCGTCACAACAAGCTGTGGCATCCAGACGCAGACTGTGAGATGGCTGAGGGGCAGCAGGGACTTCAGTGttgtggaggagaggagggaggccaCCTGACTCCAGAGCCAGGGATGTCTCCCTGCTGTGAGGAGGTGCTGTCTGATAAGGGGGCAGCATGTCCCTCCCCATGCAGGACTGTTTCACTGGAGATTGACCCTGCCTACAACAACTACTACTTCCGTCGGCTGTCTGACTCAGCGCTGGACAGTGAACCATCGACACCTGTGCGCGGTCCTCCTCTTCTAGGCATGGAAAAAGTCTTTATAGAAATTGAGGATGTGGAGAGGGATGCTCTGTTGGACGATGAGGCCTTTGATAGTCGTGAAGGACTGCCTCTCTCCCACTTTGGGGCTTCAGCAGCGGGAACTGCTGCCCAGACAAGCTCTCGGGGCCCTGAGCCCCTGGAGGAGCTTCGTCTAAGGCTGGAGTTCAgcacagtggaggaggaggatgaggaggaggtgcagaaggaggaggcagagatggaggtTCTAATGCAACCAGATGATGGAGGGGGTGGGGaagcaggtggaggagaagaaacagaaagtgtAGATACAGAGGGTAATGGGATGGACCTAGCTACCCTGAATGAAAACTCCAACAATAACAACCATTTGAGCACTCCACATAACCTTAAT GTAAAGGCTTCCTCCTTCGCTCCTCCAGCTGATGcttctgctttgtcttcttGGGATTCAAAGTCCAAGCAGACAGAAGAATTTCCACCTCTGGTCTCCAAGCTTTGCCTTAACCCTAGTCCTCCTGAAGTCCCAAATGCTTCATTTCCATTGTCCCATACCTCTTCTGAAGGCTTCGCATCTTCAGTGGTACTGCTGCGCCGCTGTGGCTCTTTCTGTGATTGTGCCAACTGTGCTGCCTCCACACCCACAGCTCCACTCGACGGTGATGAGCAGCCAGTACCACTGTATTTACCAGAGCCAAAGGATGATGGTGATCTATTGGAAGTGAACACGGAGGGTCAGAAAAGTGAATCTGCAGCTTCCTCAGATGCCCTCCCTGAGCTGATGAGAATGGATCTGGGGGAAGAGAATTCTGTCGTGACTTGTTACATTGGCCAACAACAGGACACGCTTTTGCAGCTGCAGAGGTCCGGGCTGGTCCGCCGGCGTGCAGAGAGACTAGAGAGACTTTCAGGTTTATCCAAGGAGAGACTGCACTCTCCTTTGCACGCATGCCAAAGGTCCAAAAAGAGCCTCTCTCAtgctgaggatgaagaggacTTTTCTGGCTTCTCCGGAGACTTCCCTAAATCTTCTACACCATGCCAAGTGCGGTTAGAGCCACTGGTGGTGCCACTGACCAATGAAGCCTTGTTGGGGGTGGTGGGGTCTGGATTGCTCACACCCACTTCCTCACCTCATGGGTCAACCCTGACACGCAGCTCCAGCAGTGACAGTCTGCGCAGCGTGAGAGGGAAACCTGGCCTTGTGCGTCAGAGGGCACAGGAGATCGAGACCCGCATGCGTCTGGCAGGCCTAACCGTGCCTTCCAAGCTGAAGAGGTCCAACTCGCTGGCCAAGTTGGGCAGCCTCAACTTTTCCTCGGAGGACCTGTGTTCGGCTTGCTCTTCGGATGCAGGaacactgctgctcctctctctgtccccagAGCCAAACTCTGGCCTGGAGTGGGACTCCCCCACCACCTCTGCTCTGCCCCCACCCTGCAAGGACCTGTACACTCCAGAGAGAGCACTGTCAGGTGAGCCCAGAAGCTGA
- the ssh1a gene encoding protein phosphatase Slingshot homolog 1 isoform X2 translates to MHLVVEPIHEAMMKMLPYFVENAVLTQSEINRILSESFFMVKGAALFLQQGSSHQGQKAHPHHKHAGDLPQHLQVMINILRSEDRIKLAVRLESAWSDRVRYMVVVYTSGRQDTEENILLGIDFISKDCKSCSIGMVLPLWSDTKIHLDGDGGFTVNTAGRTHVFKPVSVQAMWSALQVLHKVCEVSRRYNYFPGGMALTWMGYYESCIASDQSCINEWNAMKDLETTRPDSPPMFVDKPSERERTECLIKAKLRSIMTCQDLENVTCKQIRTELEQHMNCNLKEYKEFIDNEMLLILGQMDKATLIFDHVYLGSEWNASNLEELQGTGVGYILNVTREIDNFFPGTFSYHNIRVYDEDATDLLAHWNDTYNFIVKAKKNHSKCLVHCKMGVSRSASTVIAYAMKEYGWSLEKAYNFVKQKRSITRPNPSFMRQLAEYEGILDASKQRHNKLWHPDADCEMAEGQQGLQCCGGEEGGHLTPEPGMSPCCEEVLSDKGAACPSPCRTVSLEIDPAYNNYYFRRLSDSALDSEPSTPVRGPPLLGMEKVFIEIEDVERDALLDDEAFDSREGLPLSHFGASAAGTAAQTSSRGPEPLEELRLRLEFSTVEEEDEEEVQKEEAEMEVLMQPDDGGGGEAGGGEETESVDTEGNGMDLATLNENSNNNNHLSTPHNLNVKASSFAPPADASALSSWDSKSKQTEEFPPLVSKLCLNPSPPEVPNASFPLSHTSSEGFASSVVLLRRCGSFCDCANCAASTPTAPLDGDEQPVPLYLPEPKDDGDLLEVNTEGQKSESAASSDALPELMRMDLGEENSVVTCYIGQQQDTLLQLQRSGLVRRRAERLERLSGLSKERLHSPLHACQRSKKSLSHAEDEEDFSGFSGDFPKSSTPCQVRLEPLVVPLTNEALLGVVGSGLLTPTSSPHGSTLTRSSSSDSLRSVRGKPGLVRQRAQEIETRMRLAGLTVPSKLKRSNSLAKLGSLNFSSEDLCSACSSDAGTLLLLSLSPEPNSGLEWDSPTTSALPPPCKDLYTPERALSGEPRS, encoded by the exons AGGACAGAATCAAACTG GCGGTGCGGCTGGAGAGTGCATGGTCGGATCGTGTACGGTACATGGTGGTGGTGTACACCAGTGGACGACAAGATACAGAGGAGAACATCCTACTGGGAATCGACTTTATCAGCAAAGACTG CAAAAGCTGTTCGATCGGCATGGTGCTGCCTCTGTGGAGTGACACAAAGATCCATCTGGATGGAGACGG GGGCTTTACTGTGAACACGGCAGGTCGGACTCATGTCTTCAAACCCGTGTCAGTCCAGGCTATGTG GTCAGCTCTGCAGGTGCTGCACAAGGTATGTGAGGTGTCACGCAGGTATAACTACTTCCCTGGAGGCATGGCTCTCACTTGGATGGGCTACTACGAGAGCTGCATCGCTTCAGACCAGAGCTGCATCAACGAGTGGAATGCCATGAAAGACTTGGAGACCACACGGCCAGACTCGCCGCCCATGTTTGTCGACAA GccttcagagagagaaaggacagagTGCCTTATTAAAGCCAAACTCAGAAGCATCATGACATGCCAGGACCTTGAGAACGTCACCTGCAAACAG aTCCGTACAGAGTTGGAACAACATATGAACTGTAACCTGAAAGAGTACAAAGAGTTCATTGACAACGAGATGCTGCTGATCCTGGGCCAGATGGACAAAGCCACTCTCATCTTTGACCACGTCTACCTG GGATCTGAATGGAATGCATCTAATTTGGAGGAGCTGCAAGGGACCGg GGTGGGCTACATCCTTAATGTTACCAGGGAAATAGACAACTTCTTCCCAGGCACATTCAGTTATCACAACATACGTGTCTACGATGAAGATGCCACTGACCTGCTGGCTCACTGGAATGACACATACAACTTCATTGTTAAAGCGAA AAAGAACCACTCCAAATGTCTAGTCCACTGCAAGATGGGTGTCAGTCGGTCTGCCTCCACTGTCATTGCTTACGCCATGAAAGAGTATGGCTGGTCGCTAGAGAAGGCGTACAACTTTGTCAAGCAAAAGAGAAGCATCACACGACCAAACCCAAGTTTCATGAGACAACTGGCCGAGTACGAGGGCATCCTGGATGCTAG TAAACAGCGTCACAACAAGCTGTGGCATCCAGACGCAGACTGTGAGATGGCTGAGGGGCAGCAGGGACTTCAGTGttgtggaggagaggagggaggccaCCTGACTCCAGAGCCAGGGATGTCTCCCTGCTGTGAGGAGGTGCTGTCTGATAAGGGGGCAGCATGTCCCTCCCCATGCAGGACTGTTTCACTGGAGATTGACCCTGCCTACAACAACTACTACTTCCGTCGGCTGTCTGACTCAGCGCTGGACAGTGAACCATCGACACCTGTGCGCGGTCCTCCTCTTCTAGGCATGGAAAAAGTCTTTATAGAAATTGAGGATGTGGAGAGGGATGCTCTGTTGGACGATGAGGCCTTTGATAGTCGTGAAGGACTGCCTCTCTCCCACTTTGGGGCTTCAGCAGCGGGAACTGCTGCCCAGACAAGCTCTCGGGGCCCTGAGCCCCTGGAGGAGCTTCGTCTAAGGCTGGAGTTCAgcacagtggaggaggaggatgaggaggaggtgcagaaggaggaggcagagatggaggtTCTAATGCAACCAGATGATGGAGGGGGTGGGGaagcaggtggaggagaagaaacagaaagtgtAGATACAGAGGGTAATGGGATGGACCTAGCTACCCTGAATGAAAACTCCAACAATAACAACCATTTGAGCACTCCACATAACCTTAAT GTAAAGGCTTCCTCCTTCGCTCCTCCAGCTGATGcttctgctttgtcttcttGGGATTCAAAGTCCAAGCAGACAGAAGAATTTCCACCTCTGGTCTCCAAGCTTTGCCTTAACCCTAGTCCTCCTGAAGTCCCAAATGCTTCATTTCCATTGTCCCATACCTCTTCTGAAGGCTTCGCATCTTCAGTGGTACTGCTGCGCCGCTGTGGCTCTTTCTGTGATTGTGCCAACTGTGCTGCCTCCACACCCACAGCTCCACTCGACGGTGATGAGCAGCCAGTACCACTGTATTTACCAGAGCCAAAGGATGATGGTGATCTATTGGAAGTGAACACGGAGGGTCAGAAAAGTGAATCTGCAGCTTCCTCAGATGCCCTCCCTGAGCTGATGAGAATGGATCTGGGGGAAGAGAATTCTGTCGTGACTTGTTACATTGGCCAACAACAGGACACGCTTTTGCAGCTGCAGAGGTCCGGGCTGGTCCGCCGGCGTGCAGAGAGACTAGAGAGACTTTCAGGTTTATCCAAGGAGAGACTGCACTCTCCTTTGCACGCATGCCAAAGGTCCAAAAAGAGCCTCTCTCAtgctgaggatgaagaggacTTTTCTGGCTTCTCCGGAGACTTCCCTAAATCTTCTACACCATGCCAAGTGCGGTTAGAGCCACTGGTGGTGCCACTGACCAATGAAGCCTTGTTGGGGGTGGTGGGGTCTGGATTGCTCACACCCACTTCCTCACCTCATGGGTCAACCCTGACACGCAGCTCCAGCAGTGACAGTCTGCGCAGCGTGAGAGGGAAACCTGGCCTTGTGCGTCAGAGGGCACAGGAGATCGAGACCCGCATGCGTCTGGCAGGCCTAACCGTGCCTTCCAAGCTGAAGAGGTCCAACTCGCTGGCCAAGTTGGGCAGCCTCAACTTTTCCTCGGAGGACCTGTGTTCGGCTTGCTCTTCGGATGCAGGaacactgctgctcctctctctgtccccagAGCCAAACTCTGGCCTGGAGTGGGACTCCCCCACCACCTCTGCTCTGCCCCCACCCTGCAAGGACCTGTACACTCCAGAGAGAGCACTGTCAGGTGAGCCCAGAAGCTGA
- the ssh1a gene encoding protein phosphatase Slingshot homolog 1 isoform X4 — protein MVKGAALFLQQGSSHQGQKAHPHHKHAGDLPQHLQVMINILRSEDRIKLAVRLESAWSDRVRYMVVVYTSGRQDTEENILLGIDFISKDCKSCSIGMVLPLWSDTKIHLDGDGGFTVNTAGRTHVFKPVSVQAMWSALQVLHKVCEVSRRYNYFPGGMALTWMGYYESCIASDQSCINEWNAMKDLETTRPDSPPMFVDKPSERERTECLIKAKLRSIMTCQDLENVTCKQIRTELEQHMNCNLKEYKEFIDNEMLLILGQMDKATLIFDHVYLGSEWNASNLEELQGTGVGYILNVTREIDNFFPGTFSYHNIRVYDEDATDLLAHWNDTYNFIVKAKKNHSKCLVHCKMGVSRSASTVIAYAMKEYGWSLEKAYNFVKQKRSITRPNPSFMRQLAEYEGILDASKQRHNKLWHPDADCEMAEGQQGLQCCGGEEGGHLTPEPGMSPCCEEVLSDKGAACPSPCRTVSLEIDPAYNNYYFRRLSDSALDSEPSTPVRGPPLLGMEKVFIEIEDVERDALLDDEAFDSREGLPLSHFGASAAGTAAQTSSRGPEPLEELRLRLEFSTVEEEDEEEVQKEEAEMEVLMQPDDGGGGEAGGGEETESVDTEGNGMDLATLNENSNNNNHLSTPHNLNVKASSFAPPADASALSSWDSKSKQTEEFPPLVSKLCLNPSPPEVPNASFPLSHTSSEGFASSVVLLRRCGSFCDCANCAASTPTAPLDGDEQPVPLYLPEPKDDGDLLEVNTEGQKSESAASSDALPELMRMDLGEENSVVTCYIGQQQDTLLQLQRSGLVRRRAERLERLSGLSKERLHSPLHACQRSKKSLSHAEDEEDFSGFSGDFPKSSTPCQVRLEPLVVPLTNEALLGVVGSGLLTPTSSPHGSTLTRSSSSDSLRSVRGKPGLVRQRAQEIETRMRLAGLTVPSKLKRSNSLAKLGSLNFSSEDLCSACSSDAGTLLLLSLSPEPNSGLEWDSPTTSALPPPCKDLYTPERALSGEPRS, from the exons AGGACAGAATCAAACTG GCGGTGCGGCTGGAGAGTGCATGGTCGGATCGTGTACGGTACATGGTGGTGGTGTACACCAGTGGACGACAAGATACAGAGGAGAACATCCTACTGGGAATCGACTTTATCAGCAAAGACTG CAAAAGCTGTTCGATCGGCATGGTGCTGCCTCTGTGGAGTGACACAAAGATCCATCTGGATGGAGACGG GGGCTTTACTGTGAACACGGCAGGTCGGACTCATGTCTTCAAACCCGTGTCAGTCCAGGCTATGTG GTCAGCTCTGCAGGTGCTGCACAAGGTATGTGAGGTGTCACGCAGGTATAACTACTTCCCTGGAGGCATGGCTCTCACTTGGATGGGCTACTACGAGAGCTGCATCGCTTCAGACCAGAGCTGCATCAACGAGTGGAATGCCATGAAAGACTTGGAGACCACACGGCCAGACTCGCCGCCCATGTTTGTCGACAA GccttcagagagagaaaggacagagTGCCTTATTAAAGCCAAACTCAGAAGCATCATGACATGCCAGGACCTTGAGAACGTCACCTGCAAACAG aTCCGTACAGAGTTGGAACAACATATGAACTGTAACCTGAAAGAGTACAAAGAGTTCATTGACAACGAGATGCTGCTGATCCTGGGCCAGATGGACAAAGCCACTCTCATCTTTGACCACGTCTACCTG GGATCTGAATGGAATGCATCTAATTTGGAGGAGCTGCAAGGGACCGg GGTGGGCTACATCCTTAATGTTACCAGGGAAATAGACAACTTCTTCCCAGGCACATTCAGTTATCACAACATACGTGTCTACGATGAAGATGCCACTGACCTGCTGGCTCACTGGAATGACACATACAACTTCATTGTTAAAGCGAA AAAGAACCACTCCAAATGTCTAGTCCACTGCAAGATGGGTGTCAGTCGGTCTGCCTCCACTGTCATTGCTTACGCCATGAAAGAGTATGGCTGGTCGCTAGAGAAGGCGTACAACTTTGTCAAGCAAAAGAGAAGCATCACACGACCAAACCCAAGTTTCATGAGACAACTGGCCGAGTACGAGGGCATCCTGGATGCTAG TAAACAGCGTCACAACAAGCTGTGGCATCCAGACGCAGACTGTGAGATGGCTGAGGGGCAGCAGGGACTTCAGTGttgtggaggagaggagggaggccaCCTGACTCCAGAGCCAGGGATGTCTCCCTGCTGTGAGGAGGTGCTGTCTGATAAGGGGGCAGCATGTCCCTCCCCATGCAGGACTGTTTCACTGGAGATTGACCCTGCCTACAACAACTACTACTTCCGTCGGCTGTCTGACTCAGCGCTGGACAGTGAACCATCGACACCTGTGCGCGGTCCTCCTCTTCTAGGCATGGAAAAAGTCTTTATAGAAATTGAGGATGTGGAGAGGGATGCTCTGTTGGACGATGAGGCCTTTGATAGTCGTGAAGGACTGCCTCTCTCCCACTTTGGGGCTTCAGCAGCGGGAACTGCTGCCCAGACAAGCTCTCGGGGCCCTGAGCCCCTGGAGGAGCTTCGTCTAAGGCTGGAGTTCAgcacagtggaggaggaggatgaggaggaggtgcagaaggaggaggcagagatggaggtTCTAATGCAACCAGATGATGGAGGGGGTGGGGaagcaggtggaggagaagaaacagaaagtgtAGATACAGAGGGTAATGGGATGGACCTAGCTACCCTGAATGAAAACTCCAACAATAACAACCATTTGAGCACTCCACATAACCTTAAT GTAAAGGCTTCCTCCTTCGCTCCTCCAGCTGATGcttctgctttgtcttcttGGGATTCAAAGTCCAAGCAGACAGAAGAATTTCCACCTCTGGTCTCCAAGCTTTGCCTTAACCCTAGTCCTCCTGAAGTCCCAAATGCTTCATTTCCATTGTCCCATACCTCTTCTGAAGGCTTCGCATCTTCAGTGGTACTGCTGCGCCGCTGTGGCTCTTTCTGTGATTGTGCCAACTGTGCTGCCTCCACACCCACAGCTCCACTCGACGGTGATGAGCAGCCAGTACCACTGTATTTACCAGAGCCAAAGGATGATGGTGATCTATTGGAAGTGAACACGGAGGGTCAGAAAAGTGAATCTGCAGCTTCCTCAGATGCCCTCCCTGAGCTGATGAGAATGGATCTGGGGGAAGAGAATTCTGTCGTGACTTGTTACATTGGCCAACAACAGGACACGCTTTTGCAGCTGCAGAGGTCCGGGCTGGTCCGCCGGCGTGCAGAGAGACTAGAGAGACTTTCAGGTTTATCCAAGGAGAGACTGCACTCTCCTTTGCACGCATGCCAAAGGTCCAAAAAGAGCCTCTCTCAtgctgaggatgaagaggacTTTTCTGGCTTCTCCGGAGACTTCCCTAAATCTTCTACACCATGCCAAGTGCGGTTAGAGCCACTGGTGGTGCCACTGACCAATGAAGCCTTGTTGGGGGTGGTGGGGTCTGGATTGCTCACACCCACTTCCTCACCTCATGGGTCAACCCTGACACGCAGCTCCAGCAGTGACAGTCTGCGCAGCGTGAGAGGGAAACCTGGCCTTGTGCGTCAGAGGGCACAGGAGATCGAGACCCGCATGCGTCTGGCAGGCCTAACCGTGCCTTCCAAGCTGAAGAGGTCCAACTCGCTGGCCAAGTTGGGCAGCCTCAACTTTTCCTCGGAGGACCTGTGTTCGGCTTGCTCTTCGGATGCAGGaacactgctgctcctctctctgtccccagAGCCAAACTCTGGCCTGGAGTGGGACTCCCCCACCACCTCTGCTCTGCCCCCACCCTGCAAGGACCTGTACACTCCAGAGAGAGCACTGTCAGGTGAGCCCAGAAGCTGA